From the Synechococcus sp. KORDI-49 genome, the window CGGTCGTTTCGGTGGTCCTGCCGGTGCAGCCGGATTTCCCCGGGGTGCTCAGGCGACCCGCTCGCCCATCAACCTGGACGCCGAGGCCAGTGTCTCCATCGGTTTTCTGGAGGCGTTCCGCGGCACGGAGCGCACACTCTCAGTCAATGATGAAAGGGTTCAGGTGCGCATTCCTGCAGGTGTCCGCACCGGATCGCGACTGCGGCTGAAGGGAAAGGGCAACCTTCAGCCGGGGACAGGACGCCGAGGCGATCTCTACCTGAATCTTTCCGTGGCGGATCATCCCGTCTGGCGTCTCGATGGAGATCAGCTGCGCGCAGACCTGCCCGTGAGTCTCGATGAACTCGCCCTCGGCGGCACGGTGCCGGTGATGACCCCGGATGGCGAAGCCAAGATGACGATCCCCCCTGGAACTCCTCCCGGCCGCAGCCTGCGGTTGCGGAACAAGGGATGGCCCGGCCGGAGCGGGCGGGGAGATCTCCTGTTCTCGCTGGTGCTGGAACTGCCGGGCCAGTGGTCGGATGAGGAGCGACGTCTGCTTGAGCAGCTGCGCGTGCTTCGGTCTGAGGATCCACGGCGCAGCTGGCTGACGTCCGCCAGCCTCTGAACACAAGCCCCCCCAGCCCTACGATCAACGGCTGGTTCCCGGGTCAGATGGAGCTCACCTACCGCCCCCGACGTCTGCGTCGCACTCCCGCTCTTCGAGCCATGGTGCGGGAAACAAGTCTGTCGGCGGCTGATTTCATTTACCCCCTGTTCGTGCACGAAGGAGTGGGCGTTGAACCGATCGGCGCCATGCCGGGTGCGAACCGCTGGAGTTTGGAGCAGCTCAGCGGGGAGGTGCAGCGGGCCTGGGATCTCGGCGTCCGCTGCGTCGTGCTGTTTCCGAAGGTGGCCGAGGGATTGAAGACCGAGGACGGGGCCGAGTGCTTCAACGAGAACGGTCTGATCCCACGGGCGATCCGTCAGCTCAAGAGAGATGTGCCGGAGATGGCGATCATGACCGATGTCGCCCTGGACCCCTATTCCTGCGATGGCCATGACGGCATCGTGAGCGAGCAGGGCATCGTGCTCAACGATGAGACGATCGAGCAGCTCTGTCAGCAGGCCGTGGTGCAGGCGGCAGCAGGCGCGGATCTGATCGGACCCAGCGACATGATGGACGGGCGTGTCGGAGCCATCCGGGAAGCTCTCGATGACGAGGGTTTCGATCAGGTGGGCATCATCAGCTACACCGCCAAATACTCGTCCGCGTATTACGGGCCCTTCCGGGAGGCGCTGGACTCTGCCCCAAGGGCTGCGGGCAGCAAACCGATCCCGAAGAACAAAGACACTTATCAGATGGATCCCGCCAATGCTCGGGAAGCGATCACGGAAGCCCAGCTCGACGAGCAGGAGGGCGCCGACATCATGATGGTGAAGCCGGGTCTGGCCTATCTCGACATCATTCATCGGCTGCGGCAGGAGTCGGAGCTGCCGATTGCCGCCTACAACGTCAGCGGCGAATACTCGATGGTCAAGGCTGCTGCCGAACGTGGCTGGATCGATGAACGGGCTGTGGTGCTGGAAACGCTGCTGAGCTTCAAGCGGGCCGGAGCTGATCTGATCCTCACTTATCACGCCTGCGATGCGGCCGGCTGGCTGAAGGGCGGCTGACCTGTCAACGGTTCGGTCACATCACTCTTCAGAATGTCCCCTTCAGTGAGCCTCCCCTGATGGCATCGGTGGATCGTCTCGGCCATGTGGCCATCCGCGTCCAGGACGTCACCCGTGCCGTGGCCTTTTACGAGGGGCTGGGCATGCGCCTTGTGTGGAAAGCGGACGACTGGTGTTATCTCGAGGCAGGGCCCGGGCGCGACGGGCTTGCCCTGCTGGGTCCGGATTACAAGGCTGCCGGCCCCCACTTCGCCTTCCACTTCCGTGACCGCGACGACGTGGATCAGATCCATCAACAGCTTCAGCAGTCCGGTGTGTTCGTGGGGTCTGTGCATGACCACCGCGATGGCACGGCTTCCTTCTACCTGAAGGATCCAGACGGCAACTGGCTGGAGATGCTTTATGAACCCCCCGGTGGCATTCCTTCCAACTGCAGCTGACGCCCCCGTCGAGCGGGATCGTGCTCTGCAGGAGACGCTCGGGCTCCTGGAATGGCCGCGGGTCTGCGAGCACCTCTCCGGGTTCGCGTCCACGGCGATGGGACGCGTTGCTGCACGGTCCCTGTCGCTGCCGGCTGGCCTTGCCCAAAGTCGAACGGCTCTGAAGGAGACCGTGGAACTGGTGACCCTCGATGATCTGAGCGAGGGAGGGATCAGCTTCCGAGGCGTACGGGATCTGCGGCCGGTTGTGTTGCGTTGCAGCAAAGGCGGCACCGCATCCGGGGAGGAGCTGCTGGCGGTGGCGGAGACCCTGGCAACCGCACGGCGGCTTCGGCGGCAGATCGATGAACCGGAGCTTCGACCGGCGTGCAGCGATCTGATCGCTGCGATGGTGACCCTTCCGGAGCTGGAGCAGCGGCTGAAGTTCGCTCTCGAGGAGGGCGGACGTGTGGCCGACCGCGCCAGCGCTCCCCTGGCGGGCCTGCGGCGGCAATGGGACGGTCTGCGGCAGGAGCGTCGCGACAAGTTGCAGGATCTGCTGCGGCGTCTCGGTCCGTTGCTGCAGGACACGGTGATCGCACAACGCCACGGGCGTCCTGTGCTGGCGGTCAAGGCCGGAGCGGTGGGACAGGTGCCGGGGCAGGTGCATGACAGTTCGGCCTCGGGCAGCACCCTGTTCGTGGAGCCACGTTCCGTGCTCGCGATCGGCAACCGGCTGGTGGACATTGAGGCCCGGATCCGTGAGGAGGAGCTGCGGGTCCTGGCTGAGCTGAGCGAGCGGGTGGCGGAGCAGGAGCAGCCGCTCAACGTTCTCAATGGAGTGCTGCTTCGGCTGGACCTGGCGCTGGCTCGAGGCCGTTACGGTCGCTGGCTGGGAGGATCGGTGCCCCAGCTGGAGGACCGGCCGGAGGCGCCGTTCCGGCTGGAGAACCTGCGCCACCCCCTGCTGGTTTGGCAGGAGAAGCATGACGAAGGCCCGGCTGTGGTGCCGATCTCGGTGGAGGTGTCTGAAGAGCTGCGGGTCGTTGCGATCACTGGTCCCAACACCGGCGGCAAGACCGTGACCCTGAAGAGCATCGGTCTGGCGGCCCTGATGGCCCGCGCGGGCATGCTGCTTCCCTGTTCCGGGCAGCCGTCGCTGCCGTGGTGCGCTCAGGTGTTGGCGGACATCGGTGATGAGCAGTCCCTGCAGCAGAGCCTCTCCACCTTCAGCGGCCATGTGAAGCGGATCGGTCGCATCCTGGACGCGTTGCAGCAGGGGCCCGCCCCGGCTCTGGTGCTTCTCGATGAGGTGGGTGCAGGCACCGACCCCAGCGAGGGCACCGCCCTGGCGACGGCCTTGCTGAAGGCTCTCGCGGATCGGGCCCGGCTCACGATCGCCACCACCCACTTCGGTGAACTGAAGGCACTCAAGTACGGCGATGGCCGTTTTGAGAACGCCTCGGTGGCTTTCAACCCTGAGACGCTCTCACCCACCTATGAATTGCTGTGGGGCATCCCCGGGCGCAGCAATGCCCTGGCGATCGCCACCCGGCTTGGCCTCGACCGGCAGGTGCTGGATCAGGCCCAGGAGCTGCTCGCTCCAGCCGGAGATGGAGAGGTCAACAGTGTCATCCGTGGTCTCGAGGAGCAACGGCAACGCCAGCAGGCCGCGGCGGAGGATGCCGCGGCACTGCTGGCCCGCACCGAGCTGCTGCATGAGGAGTTGCTGCAGCGCTGGCAGCAGCAGAAACAGCAGTCAGCGGAGCGCCAGGAGCAGGGCCGGCAGCGTCTGGAGCGTTCGATCCGTGACGGTCAGAAGGAGGTGCGCACCCTGATCCGTCGGCTGAGGGACGGCCAGGCTGATGGTGAGACGGCCCGGCGGGCCGGCCAGCGCCTGCGCAAGCTGGAGGACCGTCATCGGCCTGAACCGGAGCGCCGGGCGCACGCTGGATGGCGGCCCCAGGTGGGAGACCGCATCCGTCTGCTGGCTCTCGGGAAGGCTGCTGATGTGCTGGAGATGTCAGACGATGGTTTGCAGCTCACCGTGCGTTGCGGCGTGATGCGCAGCACCGTGGAGCTGGCGGCGGTAGAAAGTCTCGATGGCCGCAAGCCGGAGCCGCCGGAGGCGGTGGTGAAGGTGAAAGCCCGGACGCCATCAGGAGGCGGCGGTCAGGTGCGCACGTCGCGCAACACGGTGGATGTCCGTGGTCTTCGGGTTCATGAAGCGGAGGCTGCCGTGGAGGAGCACCTGCGCTCTGCGTCCGGTGCCGTCTGGGTGATCCACGGGATCGGGACCGGGAAGCTGAAGCGCGGCCTGCGGGCCTGGCTGGACACGGTGCCCTACGTGGAACGCGTCACCGATGCGGACCAGGGCGATGGTGGACAGGGCTGCAGCGTGGTCTGGCTGCGCTGAGGGAGCCTTCAGAGACGGGGAAGCTGTGGTTCTTCGGGTGAGCTCCGGGCAGGTTCCGGTGGGCAGATGGCATCGCCTTCGGCGTCAAACAGCCGCCAGCCCTGGGGATCGGGATCCAGGTGCAGCCTTCCTCCCACGATCACCGCAAGGTCCGCCTCGGTGCGCACCGTCACCAGGTGACCGCCATGGAGCAGCTGACAGGTGATCAGCTGCTCGTTGCCCAGCACTTCGACATGACGGATCTCCGCCGGCAGGTTGCGATTGGTAGAAGGGGCGACCCTCCAGCCTTCCGGCCGCAGCCCTGCCGTGAGCACCTGCCCCTCCAGTGCGGGGAGTGCCTCGGCCATCGGCCCCTCCACCGGCAGTCGACGATCCTCCAGCAGCAGGGTGGCTGCGGGTGCCACCGTGACCGGCAGCAGGGCCATCGGCGGGCTGCCGATGAACTGGGCGACGAACAGATTCGAGGGCCATCGGTACAACTCCATGGGAGTCCCCAGCTGCTGCAGGTATCCCTGATTGAGCACGGCGATGCGATGACCCATCGTCATCGCTTCGACCTGATCGTGAGTCACATACAGCGTCGTGGTCCCCAGCTGTTTCTGCAGCTCGACGATGCGGGTCCGGGTGCTGTTTCGCAGCTTGGCATCGAGATTGCTGAGCGGCTCGTCCATCAGAAAGACCTTTGGCTGCCGGGCCATCGCACGTCCGAGAGCGACCCGCTGTTTCTGGCCACCGGAGAGTTCCTTCGGCAGTCGATCCAGCAAGTCCGTCAGTTCCAGCGACTCAGCCACCTCCCCCACGCGCGTTTCGATGCGTCGCTCGCGGGGACTGGGCACCTGCAGGCAGGGCGGCAGGTGGCGAGCACTTCGGTGCAGCTGATCCTGCAGACGCTGCAGTGGCGGCAGAGAGCGGCTGCGTCGCAGCCCGAAGCTGAGGTTGTCCCGGACGCTCAGATGCGGATAGAGCGCGTAGCTCTGAAACACCATGGCCACATCCCGTTGGGCCGGCCGCACCCTGCTGACGGGTCGATCACCGATCAGGATCTCTCCGGCGGATGGGAGTTCAAGTCCTGCCAGAAGACGAAGAAGCGTGCTTTTGCCGCAGCCGGAAGGTCCGACAAGCACGAGAAACTCACCGTCCTCGATCATCAGATCAAGGCTTCGGATCACGTCGACGGGGCGGCCCCCTCGTCGGCCTGGGTAGC encodes:
- a CDS encoding VOC family protein; this encodes MASVDRLGHVAIRVQDVTRAVAFYEGLGMRLVWKADDWCYLEAGPGRDGLALLGPDYKAAGPHFAFHFRDRDDVDQIHQQLQQSGVFVGSVHDHRDGTASFYLKDPDGNWLEMLYEPPGGIPSNCS
- a CDS encoding DnaJ C-terminal domain-containing protein, yielding MAGSGYKDYFQVLGVERSADADAIKRAFRKLARQYHPDVNPGDKSAEARFKEISEAYEVLSDPDKRQRYEQFGQYWSQAGAGGMGGGAPGAGFDVDFGRYGNFDDFINDLLGRFGGPAGAAGFPRGAQATRSPINLDAEASVSIGFLEAFRGTERTLSVNDERVQVRIPAGVRTGSRLRLKGKGNLQPGTGRRGDLYLNLSVADHPVWRLDGDQLRADLPVSLDELALGGTVPVMTPDGEAKMTIPPGTPPGRSLRLRNKGWPGRSGRGDLLFSLVLELPGQWSDEERRLLEQLRVLRSEDPRRSWLTSASL
- a CDS encoding endonuclease MutS2, with product MNPPVAFLPTAADAPVERDRALQETLGLLEWPRVCEHLSGFASTAMGRVAARSLSLPAGLAQSRTALKETVELVTLDDLSEGGISFRGVRDLRPVVLRCSKGGTASGEELLAVAETLATARRLRRQIDEPELRPACSDLIAAMVTLPELEQRLKFALEEGGRVADRASAPLAGLRRQWDGLRQERRDKLQDLLRRLGPLLQDTVIAQRHGRPVLAVKAGAVGQVPGQVHDSSASGSTLFVEPRSVLAIGNRLVDIEARIREEELRVLAELSERVAEQEQPLNVLNGVLLRLDLALARGRYGRWLGGSVPQLEDRPEAPFRLENLRHPLLVWQEKHDEGPAVVPISVEVSEELRVVAITGPNTGGKTVTLKSIGLAALMARAGMLLPCSGQPSLPWCAQVLADIGDEQSLQQSLSTFSGHVKRIGRILDALQQGPAPALVLLDEVGAGTDPSEGTALATALLKALADRARLTIATTHFGELKALKYGDGRFENASVAFNPETLSPTYELLWGIPGRSNALAIATRLGLDRQVLDQAQELLAPAGDGEVNSVIRGLEEQRQRQQAAAEDAAALLARTELLHEELLQRWQQQKQQSAERQEQGRQRLERSIRDGQKEVRTLIRRLRDGQADGETARRAGQRLRKLEDRHRPEPERRAHAGWRPQVGDRIRLLALGKAADVLEMSDDGLQLTVRCGVMRSTVELAAVESLDGRKPEPPEAVVKVKARTPSGGGGQVRTSRNTVDVRGLRVHEAEAAVEEHLRSASGAVWVIHGIGTGKLKRGLRAWLDTVPYVERVTDADQGDGGQGCSVVWLR
- a CDS encoding ABC transporter ATP-binding protein gives rise to the protein MAGVRFEALCKSYPGRRGGRPVDVIRSLDLMIEDGEFLVLVGPSGCGKSTLLRLLAGLELPSAGEILIGDRPVSRVRPAQRDVAMVFQSYALYPHLSVRDNLSFGLRRSRSLPPLQRLQDQLHRSARHLPPCLQVPSPRERRIETRVGEVAESLELTDLLDRLPKELSGGQKQRVALGRAMARQPKVFLMDEPLSNLDAKLRNSTRTRIVELQKQLGTTTLYVTHDQVEAMTMGHRIAVLNQGYLQQLGTPMELYRWPSNLFVAQFIGSPPMALLPVTVAPAATLLLEDRRLPVEGPMAEALPALEGQVLTAGLRPEGWRVAPSTNRNLPAEIRHVEVLGNEQLITCQLLHGGHLVTVRTEADLAVIVGGRLHLDPDPQGWRLFDAEGDAICPPEPARSSPEEPQLPRL
- the hemB gene encoding porphobilinogen synthase, with amino-acid sequence MELTYRPRRLRRTPALRAMVRETSLSAADFIYPLFVHEGVGVEPIGAMPGANRWSLEQLSGEVQRAWDLGVRCVVLFPKVAEGLKTEDGAECFNENGLIPRAIRQLKRDVPEMAIMTDVALDPYSCDGHDGIVSEQGIVLNDETIEQLCQQAVVQAAAGADLIGPSDMMDGRVGAIREALDDEGFDQVGIISYTAKYSSAYYGPFREALDSAPRAAGSKPIPKNKDTYQMDPANAREAITEAQLDEQEGADIMMVKPGLAYLDIIHRLRQESELPIAAYNVSGEYSMVKAAAERGWIDERAVVLETLLSFKRAGADLILTYHACDAAGWLKGG